From Oryza sativa Japonica Group chromosome 4, ASM3414082v1, one genomic window encodes:
- the LOC4335760 gene encoding uncharacterized LOC4335760 — protein MQGEVDQPMQMVLRVKHPSSLGGGGGGGEEEAGEASSRSALSVFKAKEEQIERKKMEVREKVFAQLGRVEEESKRLAFIRQELEGMADPTRKEVEVIRKRIDVVNRQLKPLGKTCVKKEKEYKEILEAYNEKNKEKALLVNRLIELVSESERMRMKKLEELNKTVDSLY, from the exons ATGCAGGGGGAGGTGGATCAGCCGATGCAGATGGTGCTGCGGGTGAAGCACCCGTCGtcgctgggcggcggcggcggcggcggggaggaggaggccggcgaggcgtCGTCGAGGTCGGCGCTGTCGGTGTTCAAGGCCAAGGAGGAGCAGatcgagaggaagaagatggaggtgAGGGAGAAGGTGTTCGCGCAGCTCGGCCGCGTCGAGGAGGAGTCCAAGCGCCTTGCCTTCATCCGACAG GAACTGGAAGGGATGGCGGATCCAACCAGGAAGGAGGTGGAGGTGATCAGGAAGAGGATCGACGTGGTGAACCGTCAGCTCAAGCCTCTCGGCAAAACCTGCGTCAAGAAG GAGAAGGAATACAAAGAAATCCTGGAGGCGTACAACGAGAAGAACAAGGAGAAGGCACTGCTTGTAAACAGGCTAATTGAG CTGGTGAGCGAAAGTGAGAGGATGCGTATGAAGAAGCTCGAGGAGCTGAACAAGACGGTCGATTCACTCTACTAG
- the LOC4335761 gene encoding dNA-binding protein S1FA2, translated as MADQFADSANNVVIEEVNKGLNPGMIVLIVVATFLLLFFVGNYALYVYAQKTLPPRKKKPVSKKKMKREKLKQGVSAPGE; from the exons ATGGCGGATCAGTTCGCGGACTCTGCG AACAATGTAGTCATTGAGGAGGTCAACAAGGGACTGAACCCTGGAATGATAGTCCTGATTGTGGTCGCGACCTTCCTGCTGCTTTTCTTTGTCGGGAACTACGCTCTCTATGTGTACGCTCAGAAGACGCTTCCTCCTCGCAAAAAGAAGCCAGTctcgaagaagaagatgaagagggAAAAACTGAAGCAAGGTGTCTCTGCCCCAGGAGAGTGA
- the LOC4335762 gene encoding dNA-binding protein S1FA1: MADQSNNMIIEEVNKGLNPGTIVLLVVATLLILFFVGNYALYMYAQKTLPPRKKKPVSKKKLKREKLKQGVSAPGE, translated from the exons ATGGCGGATCAGTCG AACAACATGATCATCGAGGAGGTCAACAAGGGCCTGAACCCTGGAACGATAGTCCTTCTTGTGGTTGCAACTCTCCTGATTCTTTTCTTTGTTGGAAACTATGCGCTCTACATGTATGCTCAGAAGACGCTTCCTcctcggaagaagaagccaGTCTCCAAGAAGAAGCTGAAGAGGGAAAAGCTGAAGCAGGGGGTTTCTGCACCCGGAGAGTGA
- the LOC107276035 gene encoding F-box/FBD/LRR-repeat protein At1g13570, which produces MAAADGGGEDYISELPDALLSVIFSLLGTAEAARTAALSTRFRGVWAATPLRLDDLDLPALAALGLGGGTRTTASSSPIAPWTARADAVTRVLASHPGPVALFRLSRTSFRGRVAAAEAWFRELAAKRAREVALLCAPEWCHLALADPLLGCATLESLALGECRVSDRGASAARLTELTLSSTHLSEAALQSVLSGCPALRTVMLKHVEGPRSIRVRSCRSLVLLGVWQYKNLEELTVEDAPCLERLLGDMRLTAAINVSGAPKLTAFGYVVISSSNFLLFDEVIEKDVCNGLRAPLLSVKILAISVKFSSKNDMDKLMNLLNFFPFVETLHVQASDTRFDLTQDSTDTVGSSYHEKLDHIGCVMNHLNSVRLESKVHNIYMLEFACFLLARAQVLQLMTIQSKVFSTPQCVAGQQALLNQSHVASTEAEIVFEDMESHDLEHLSLELANTLPDPFDTYHR; this is translated from the exons CCGTGATCTTCTCCCTCCTCGGCACCGCCGAGGCGGCCCgcaccgccgccctctccacccGCTTCCGCGGCGTGTGGGCCGCCACCCCGCTCCGCCTAGACGACCTCGACCtccccgccctcgccgccctgGGACTGGGAGGAGGAACCAGaaccaccgcctcctcgtccCCGATCGcgccgtggaccgcgcgcgccgACGCCGTCACCCGCGTGCTCGCCTCCCACCCGGGCCCCGTCGCGCTCTTCCGCCTCTCCCGCACCTCCTTccgcggccgcgtcgccgcggcggaggcctGGTTCCGCGAGCTCGCCGCGAAGCGCGCCAGGGAGGTCGCCCTCCTCTGCGCGCCCGAGTGGTGCCACCTCGCGCTCGCCGACCCGCTCCTCGGCTGCGCCACCCTCGAGTCCCTCGCCCTCGGCGAGTGCCGCGTCTCCGACCGGGGGGCCTCCGCGGCCCGCCTCACGGAGCTCACGCTGTCGAGCACCCACCTCTCCGAGGCCGCCCTCCAGAGCGTCCTCTCCGGCTGCCCCGCGCTGCGCACCGTCATGCTCAAGCACGTCGAGGGCCCCCGCAGCATCCGCGTCCGCTCTTGCCGCAGCCTCGTGCTGCTCGGCGTGTGGCAGTACAAGAACCTCGAGGAGCTCACCGTGGAGGACGCCCCCtgcctcgagcgcctcctcggCGACATGCGCCTCACCGCGGCCATCAACGTCTCTGGCGCGCCAAAGCTCACCGCTTTCGGCTATGTCGTGATCAGCTCGTCCAATTTCCTCCTCTTCGACGAGGTTATTGAGAAG GATGTCTGTAATGGTTTGCGTGCTCCGCTTCTGAGCGTGAAGATTCTGGCTATCAGTGTAAAGTTCTCGAGCAAGAATGACATGGACAAGCTGATGAACTTGCTAAATTTCTTTCCTTTCGTGGAGACATTGCACGTTCAG GCCTCTGATACAAGGTTCGATCTGACTCAGGATAGCACCGACACTGTTGGCTCAAGCTACCACGAAAAGCTTGATCACATTGGGTGTGTCATGAACCACCTCAACAGCGTCCGACTGGAAAGCAAAGTTCACAACATCTACATGCTTGAATTTGCATGTTTTCTCCTTGCTAGAGCACAGGTGCTGCAGCTCATGACGATTCAGTCTAAGGTGTTCAGCACCCCCCAATGCGTTGCAGGTCAGCAAGCTCTGCTCAACCAAAGCCACGTGGCCTCCACAGAAGCTGAGATCGTGTTTGAAGACATGGAAAGCCATGATCTCGAGCACTTGAGCTTAGAGCTTGCGAATACTCTGCCTGATCCCTTCGACACCTATCATCGCTGA